A DNA window from Hordeum vulgare subsp. vulgare chromosome 1H, MorexV3_pseudomolecules_assembly, whole genome shotgun sequence contains the following coding sequences:
- the LOC123438831 gene encoding nuclear intron maturase 2, mitochondrial: MPQPHRALLSSLLRIRACSSLAHRPPRPPPPSPRRHQFVADPNAAAGTGRGSVGGNPLDPTQLLRDDPVSITASLWVSSFRAAAPDDAAPPPPPPLAPFLTRLELWVLAYQKAYADETGSYLPRSSIPASTLTSILTLRNAVIDSRFRFGNRLTPYLHSPRAAAAPDPATLSKRKLRALLTTPGPAPFQDRVVQELLLLLLEPVYEARFSPKSFAFRPGRSPHAALRSIRRSWAPYLWYIKGDLSPLLDSPDPALVVGALIRDVRDKKVVDLVRSALLTPEVTARPGDDDASKKKKKRKYQKKKVLPEGEPKPDPYWLQTFFGFAPEEALTQPDWGHCGVLSPLLANVCLDEFDKWMDEKIKEFYKPSKSDVVGGEDGIEQGNTSWPEFVPTSGPDKTRKVDYIRFGGHFLIGVRGPRADAAVIRKQLIEFCDQRFRIKLDNETLPIEHITKGIMFLDHVLCRRVVYPTLRYTATGGKIISEKGVGTLLSVTASLKQCIRQFRKLEFLKGDREPDPQPCFRMFHATQAHTNSQMNKLLTTMAEWYRYADNRKKVVNFCSYIIRGSLAKLYAAKYKLRSRAKVYKIASRNLSRPLKDKKGQSPEYTNLLRMGLVDSVDGLQYTRMSMVPDPDYTPLPSGWRPDHEKFLLEYIKLTDQQTLEEQRSCIREEGLITPQDHISMLVWSYKKNAVLLPSSKESDVQESTEDLGSDIDELNNKELGHGGHQGFPQPTEMS, from the coding sequence ATGCCTCAGCCTCACCGCGcgctcctctcctccctcctccgcaTCCGCGCTTGCTCCTCCCTTGCCCACCGCCCaccgcggccgccgccgccctccccgcGCCGCCACCAGTTCGTCGCTGACCCCAACGCCGCCGCCGGCACGGGACGAGGCAGCGTCGGCGGCAACCCCTTGGACCCCACCCAGCTCCTCCGCGACGATCCGGTCTCCATCACCGCGTCGTTGTGGGTCTCCTCCTTCCGCGCCGCCGCGCCTGAcgacgccgccccgccgccgccgccgccgctggccCCCTTCCTCACTCGCCTCGAGCTCTGGGTCCTCGCCTACCAGAAGGCGTACGCCGACGAGACCGGCTCCTACCTACCCCGCTCCTCCATCCCCGCCTCCACGCTTACCTCCATCCTCACGCTCCGCAACGCCGTCATCGACTCCCGATTCCGCTTCGGCAACCGCCTCACACCCTACCTCCACTCCCCGCGCGCAGCGGCGGCCCCGGACCCCGCCACCCTCTCCAAGCGCAAGCTCCGCGCCCTCCTCACCACCCCGGGCCCGGCCCCCTTCCAGGACCGCGTCGTGCAAgagctgctcctgctgctgctcgaACCAGTGTATGAGGCGCGGTTCTCGCCCAAGTCCTTCGCCTTCCGGCCCGGGCGATCCCCGCATGCCGCGCTCCGTAGCATCCGCCGGAGCTGGGCGCCCTACCTCTGGTACATCAAGGGAGACCTCTCCCCGCTGCTTGATTCTCCCGACCCTGCGCTCGTGGTTGGCGCGCTCATTCGTGATGTGCGTGACAAGAAAGTCGTGGATTTAGTCCGCTCGGCGTTGCTTACTCCAGAAGTGACCGCGAGGCCAGGTGATGATGAtgcatcaaagaagaagaagaagaggaagtaccAGAAAAAGAAGGTGCTGCCGGAAGGGGAGCCGAAGCCTGACCCCTACTGGTTGCAGACATTCTTTGGGTTTGCACCAGAGGAGGCTCTGACTCAGCCTGATTGGGGGCATTGTGGGGTGCTGAGCCCGTTGCTTGCCAATGTCTGTCTGGATGAGTTTGATAAATGGATGGACGAGAAGATTAAGGAGTTCTACAAGCCGTCCAAGTCGGATGTTGTCGGAGGGGAGGATGGCATCGAGCAGGGGAATACATCATGGCCGGAGTTTGTACCCACGAGTGGGCCTGACAAAACAAGGAAGGTGGACTATATTCGGTTTGGCGGGCATTTCTTGATTGGGGTCAGGGGGCCTAGGGCTGATGCTGCAGTGATCCGAAAGCAGCTCATTGAATTTTGTGATCAGCGGTTCAGGATCAAGCTTGACAATGAGACCCTCCCAATTGAACACATCACTAAAGGTATCATGTTTCTTGATCATGTCTTGTGTCGTCGTGTCGTCTACCCAACCCTCCGTTATACGGCCactggaggcaagatcattagcgagAAGGGGGTTGGTACTCTGCTCTCGGTTACAGCCAGTTTGAAGCAGTGCATCAGGCAGTTCCGGAAGCTAGAGTTTTTAAAGGGAGACCGTGAGCCAGACCCACAGCCATGTTTCCGGATGTTCCATGCCACGCAAGCTCACACTAACTCGCAGATGAATAAGCTTTTAACTACGATGGCAGAGTGGTATCGCTATGCTGATAACCGCAAAAAGGTTGTCAACTTTTGCTCGTACATTATAAGGGGTTCCTTGGCAAAGTTATATGCTGCCAAGTATAAGCTGCGGTCAAGGGCAAAGGTTTACAAGATTGCATCAAGGAATCTTAGTCGACCATTGAAGGATAAGAAAGGGCAGTCACCAGAGTACACCAATTTGCTGAGAATGGGTCTTGTGGACTCAGTTGATGGACTTCAGTATACAAGGATGTCAATGGTTCCTGATCCTGACTATACACCATTACCAAGCGGGTGGCGCCCAGACCACGAGAAGTTTTTGCTGGAATATATAAAGCTCACAGATCAACAAACACTGGAAGAGCAACGGAGTTGCATTAGAGAGGAGGGGCTTATAACACCACAGGACCACATTTCAATGCTTGTATGGAGCTACAAAAAAAATGCAGTTTTACTACCTTCTTCAAAAGAGAGTGATGTCCAAGAATCCACAGAAGACCTCGGTTCAGATATAGATGAATTGAATAACAAGGAGCTAGGGCATGGAGGCCATCAGGGTTTTCCACAACCTACTGAAATGTCTTGA